A genome region from Arachis duranensis cultivar V14167 chromosome 6, aradu.V14167.gnm2.J7QH, whole genome shotgun sequence includes the following:
- the LOC107495452 gene encoding F-box/kelch-repeat protein At3g23880-like: MRGLISSSAQEIEGNDELLTQILVHLPRRDLITFKLVCKQWRYLISAPDFRRYHATVKRRVSGLFLYHFTNPINYGFKFFSFNTSSSSSRLPEISDLHSWQILQSCNGLMLVRKSKDMFIYNPTTGDRKILPSPFPSFHETRFMHYSLAFDPLRFFGYKLIYILHGGYSKEDCYQTMIYSSEFGVWNLCGSSFWTPLEMMDFEHGTYFKDSVYWIGNRSKTMLRFDLKEECVKDDMPPLPAEPHHYYEYCLAPACGYMNLVGFGDSELCVSVFRLKEDYSSRWVLMHSVELQFTPLVIRKNGSIRRAYSIIYLIEDDEDEMALLVQTQDKVSALRLKNNTYHHVFDLPKVRATYLHYSFPRRVMGWYRAFEYIESLACV; the protein is encoded by the coding sequence ATGAGAGGGTTAATCTCTTCTTCAGCGCAAGAGATTGAAGGAAACGATGAGTTACTCACTCAAATTCTTGTTCACCTGCCTCGTAGAGATCTCATAACCTTCAAACTTGTCTGCAAGCAGTGGCGCTATCTCATCTCCGCCCCCGACTTCCGCCGCTACCATGCCACCGTAAAAAGAAGAGTCTCCGGTTTGTTCCTATATCACTTCACAAATCCTATAAATTACGGATTCaaattcttctccttcaacACCTCATCTTCATCTTCCCGCCTCCCCGAAATCTCCGATCTACATTCTTGGCAGATATTACAATCTTGCAATGGCTTGATGCTTGTTCGCAAATCGAAAGACATGTTTATCTACAATCCTACCACTGGAGACAGAAAAATCTTGCCCTCACCCTTTCCATCGTTTCATGAAACACGTTTCATGCATTATTCTCTGGCTTTTGATCCCCTGCGATTTTTTGGTTATAAGCTGATCTACATCCTTCATGGCGGATATTCAAAGGAAGACTGCTACCAAACCATGATTTATTCCTCGGAATTCGGAGTCTGGAATCTGTGCGGATCTTCCTTCTGGACTCCCTTAGAGATGATGGATTTTGAACATGGAACCTATTTCAAAGACTCAGTTTATTGGATTGGCAACAGAAGTAAAACGATGCTGCGTTTTGATTTGAAGGAAGAGTGCGTGAAGGATGACATGCCTCCCTTGCCGGCAGAGCCTCATCATTATTATGAATACTGTCTTGCGCCTGCATGCGGTTACATGAATTTGGTTGGATTTGGTGACTCTGAGTTGTGTGTAAGCGTCTTCCGATTGAAGGAAGATTACTCATCAAGGTGGGTACTCATGCACAGTGTTGAACTTCAATTTACACCTTTAGTTATTCGTAAAAACGGAAGTATACGACGCGCATACAGTATAATCTATCTtattgaagatgatgaagatgagatGGCTTTGTTGGTGCAGACACAGGACAAAGTTAGTGCTCTgcgattaaaaaataatacctATCACCATGTGTTTGACTTACCAAAAGTAAGAGCAACATATTTGCATTATTCTTTCCCACGGAGAGTTATGGGGTGGTACAGAGCCTTTGAATACATTGAGAGCTTAGCTTGTGTTTAG
- the LOC107495606 gene encoding uncharacterized protein LOC107495606 encodes MKPLPLNLHHTMLTESMTRFLTQYRNGVVQFNDFTSIFSRTLHSLPNPPLHLLWFYSALEFHNLRLQPSRTPTPSLLESSRASPPLLPSVTNLKDLFQLLVSCSSTCGSTKRIAALAPLLSQLYRLLVREKGLVKSEEGQGLIEGIVGYCSLACSDALRGHGGDEDEVVVLDSDFVDLIRVWMVDDEESGSDDCVRAFFPLVSEGFLKEMMMMKNGCEVGFLSGVVMCQALLLKLCLEFEPCSERLEMEKKLQGCAVQTITGFRNFCLLDILFRMMLEPVLPVISLLGLENSVLLKDVLFNSVMMIEYSFINPQAGVSLHAKNLKDVAITWLFVADLAIHSAREKGDHGKAMSYVNGFSKSCIPVQLINWVINQFGITRKISRPNVSTPIALIKWLLDVQDQGLAVFGGANHRAKANFFTSRSECMLPVIKHFFNNLDRNLPANSINGVIEPEKPDGDIEMVDSLDVCFADDDNIMSTPNTDGTRKRKEWIEDETKMQLKFMRCHQFQENSVRENSFVFRQ; translated from the exons ATGAAACCCCTCCCTCTTAATCTTCACCACACCATGCTAACGGAATCCATGACCCGTTTTCTAACCCAATACCGAAACGGCGTCGTTCAGTTCAACGACTTCACCTCAATCTTCTCCCGAACCCTTCactccctcccaaacccaccccttCACCTTCTCTGGTTCTACTCCGCCCTCGAATTCCACAACCTTCGCTTACAACCTTCTAGAACACCAACACCATCACTTTTAGAATCTTCTAGAGCTTCTCCTCCTCTGCTTCCTTCCGTTACTAACCTCAAGGACCTCTTTCAGTTGCTGGTTTCTTGCTCCTCTACCTGCGGCTCCACCAAAAGAATCGCTGCACTCGCACCTTTGCTGTCTCAATTGTACCGTTTGCTGGTTCGCGAGAAGGGATTGGTAAAGAGCGAGGAGGGTCAGGGTTTGATCGAAGGGATCGTTGGTTATTGCAGCCTTGCTTGCAGTGACGCGCTTCGTGGCCATG GTGGTGATGAAGATGAAGTGGTGGTTTTGGACTCGGATTTTGTGGATTTAATTAGGGTTTGGATGGTCGATGATGAGGAAAGTGGGAGTGATGATTGTGTGAGGGCGTTCTTCCCTTTGGTGAGTGAGGGGTTTCTGAaagagatgatgatgatgaagaatggTTGCGAGGTTGGGTTCTTGTCTGGAGTTGTCATGTGCCAAGCTCTGTTGTTGAAACTGTGCTTGGAGTTTGAACCATGTTCTGAGAGATTGGAGATGGAGAAGAAGCTTCAGGGTTGTGCTGTTCAGACCATAACAGGGTTTAGGAATTTCTGCCTTTTAG ATATTCTTTTCAGGATGATGTTGGAGCCAGTTTTGCCAGTGATCTCCCTATTG GGTTTGGAAAATTCAGTTCTTCTAAAAGATGTCCTGTTCAATTCTGTGATGATGATAGAGTATTCATTCATCAATCCTCAAGCAGGAGTTTCACTACATGCCAAGAACTTGAAAGATGTTGCTATAACCTGGTTGTTTGTTGCTGACTTAGCTATACATTCTGCTAG GGAAAAGGGCGATCATGGCAAGGCTATGTCTTATGTAAATGGCTTCTCCAAATCCTGCATACCCGTTCAGTTGATCAACTGGGTTATTAATCAATTTGGCATAACTAGAAAGATCAGCAGACCAAATGTTTCCACCCCCATAGCCCTTATAA AGTGGCTTCTAGATGTTCAGGATCAAGGATTGGCAGTATTTGGGGGTGCCAATCATCGTGCTAAAGCTAACTTTTTTACTTCAAGATCTGAGTGTATGCTCCCAGTGATAAAACATTTCTTTAACAACCTGGATAGGAATCTCCCTGCTAATTCCATTAATGGAGTGATAGAGCCTGAAAAACCAGATGGTGATATAGAGATGGTTGATAGTTTGGATGTATGTTTTGCTGACGATGATAATATAATGAGCACACCCAACACTGATGGAACAAGGAAACGCAAAGAATGGATTGAGGATGAAACTAAAATGCAGTTAAAGTTTATGAGATGCCACCAGTTTCAAGAGAATTCAGTGAGAGAAAACTCATTTGTTTTCAGGCAATAA
- the LOC107495653 gene encoding protein NDL2 has protein sequence MQMKMREREMAASTDSVSVDIDAFSPPPKEHIVRTHYGYVSVAVYGDPEKPALITYPDLALNYVSCFQGLLFCPEASTLLLHNFCIYHISPPGHELGAPEIAPDYPVLSVDDLADQITEVLNFFGLSAVMCMGVAAGAYILTLFAMKYRQRVLGLILVSPLCKEPSWTEWLCNKVMSNLLYFCGMCGVAKEMLLKRYYSKDIRGGAQFPESDIVKACRRSLDEMHSLNVWRFLEAINGRPDLSEGLRKLNCRSLIFVGDMSPFHSEALHITSKLDRRFSALVEVQACGSIVTEEQPHAMLIPIEYFLMGYGLYRQSKSLSPRSPLSPSWISPELFTPESMGLKLKPIKTRIPT, from the exons ATGCAAATGAAGATGAGAGAGCGGGAAATGGCGGCTTCAACCGATTCTGTTTCGGTCGACATTGATGCTTTCTCTCCTCCTCCAaag GAACATATTGTAAGAACACATTATGGTTATGTCTCTGTTGCTGTATATGGAGACCCAGAGAAGCCAGCTCTTATAACATATCCTGATTTGGCTTTGAATT ATGTCTCCTGCTTTCAGGGGTTATTATTCTGTCCCGAAGCATCCACCCTTTTGCTCCACAATTTCTGCATATATCACATCAGTCCCCCCGGACATGAG TTGGGAGCTCCTGAGATTGCTCCAGATTATCCAGTTCTTTCTGTTGACGACCTAGCAGATCAAATAACCGAGGTTCTCAACTTTTTTGG TCTTAGTGCAGTAATGTGCATGGGAGTAGCTGCCGGGGCTTACATTCTTACCTTATTTGCT ATGAAGTATAGACAACGTGTACTTGGTTTGATACTTGTTTCACCTCTATGCAAAGAACCATCTTGGACTGAGTGGTTGTGCAACAAG GTCATGTCAAATTTACTCTATTTTTGTGGCATGTGCGGGGTGGCAAAGGAAATGTTGCTGAAGCGGTACTATAGCAAG GACATTCGAGGTGGTGCTCAATTCCCAGAGTCAGATATAGTTAAAGCTTGCCGAAGG TCACTGGACGAGATGCACAGTTTGAATGTGTGGCGGTTCCTTGAAGCTATTAATGG GAGGCCGGACTTAAGTGAAGGattgagaaaattaaattgccGTTCACTAATTTTTGTTGGGGATATGTCTCCTTTCCACTCGGAAGCTCTCCATATTACTTCAAAGTTAGACAGGCGATTCAGTGCCCTAGTCGAG GTTCAAGCATGCGGGTCTATAGTGACAGAGGAGCAGCCTCATGCTATGTTAATACCAATAGAGTACTTTCTGATGGGATATGGTTTGTACAGGCAATCCAAGAGTCTCAGCCCTAGAAGTCCGTTGAGTCCATCGTGGATCTCGCCGGAGCTTTTTACGCCAGAGAGCATGGGTTTGAAATTGAAACCGATAAAGACACGAATTCCCACGTAA